ATCGATGGCAAAGGTCACGGTGAAGGAGCTGTATTTGTTGGACGTGTGAATCTTTATGTTGTCTTAGATGACAAGGTCTATGATTATGTCATAGCAGACTTGCATGAAGTCAAATTCCACAATAATATGTTTGAGCATTCTGTTGAATTTAAATACGGTAAATCAGATGAAGAATTAAAATTAAAATTCGAAGATAAGCCAGAAACAGTAGAATTTGCTAAAGTTATGGAAAATTTATCTATGGAACGTGAAAGCTATAGAGAATATATTGATGCACAAGAATAATTGTGATGATTAAAATTAAATAATAGACCTTAAAAGACTCCTTATCATAACATGTTCAGCGATTATGATAAGGAGTCCTGCTTTATTTTCATTATGAAATTATTTCCCCTCTAAAATCATATCAACATGAGGGATATTATCTTCTAGATAAGTTTCTGAAATACGTTTAAATCCAAAGGAACCATAGAATTTAAGTAAATGCTCTTGAGCAGATATCTTAATTGATTTTTCAGCGTCCTTTTTTCTTAATGCATCAATAGCAATTTCCATAAGTTGATAACCTAATTTATTTTTACGATAAGCTTTGACTACAATTACGCGTCCAATTCTAAAATCTTCTTCGGTTTTCAGCAATCTAGCATATGCTGCAATTTGGTTGTCTTTTTTTAAAATAACATGTTCTGCATTAAAATCTTCCTCATCTATTTCTTGATAAGGACAATTTTGTTCAACCACAAAAACTTTCACTCTTTCAATCATAATTTGAACTAATTCTTCGGGCGTTAACTCTGGTGTTTTTTTAATTAGTATTTCGATATTTTCCATATGCTTGTCCTTTCATTACATCGTTTTTAACTAACCTGTATATTATTCTTTACTATGATCTTGTCCGTGAAGCATCCAACGTACGTTATATTTATCTGAAAAAGCCCCCATCTTGCCTCCCCAGAATTGATCAGCTAACGGCATCTCAACAGTAATAGACTCATCATCTTTTACTTTTTCATACAAAGCTTCTACACGTTTAGCATCTTCCGCATCATTAATGTCATAATCAATTAATAAGGAAATGCCTTTCGTAATAGTATAATCTTCAGAATTATTAAATGCGTCTGAAGCAAACAAAGTTACGTCTGCAATCTTAAATTCTGCATGCATCGTACTTTCTTCAGCTTTATCAGGATCAACACCGAAATTTTCAGCTTGTTCTCTTTGAACGGGCAAACGATTGATATGAGTCGCACCAAATACTTCTTCGTAATATTGCAAAGCTTCTTTAGTATTCTCAAATGCTAAATATGGATATAATTGAGTCATCAGTTTATCTCCTTTTTTAAAAATATGCACTTTTACTTACCTTATTATACTATGTTTCAAACACTTTAGTGAAAGGTAAGAAATTATGAAACTTATTTGAGGTGAAAGAATGATTAATCAATTAGATCAAGTTATGTTGTATGTATATGACCAAGAAGCTGCGAAGACTTTTTGGATTGAAAAATTGGGCTTTGTTGAAGTCTCGGATGTGGCTAACCAAGCCATTCGAACTATCGTCGTGAAGCCTACAGCACAATCTCAAACTGAAATTGTCTTGCATGATAAGGCTAAAGTTGAGGCCATGTCGCTTGGCATCAGCACAGAAACGCCTTCTTTGATGTTCGGCACAGATGATATTGATAATCTTTACGAAGATTTTCAAAGCAAAGGTATTTTTGTGGGAGAACTAGTCCAATCACCACAAGGTCGAGTATTCAATTTCGCTGATTCTGAAGATAATTATTTCGCGGTGAAAGAAAATAAATAAATAAAGAAGCCAGCGTCAATCAGCACTGCAAAGAGGTGCTTATACGCTGGCAATTTTTTATATCTTAAATTCAACTGTATCAATAATTGTATGTTGGCGAATGCGGAAATTCAGTGTAGCTGTTTGCTCATTCTCATTAATCAATAATTCCGCATAAGTTTCCTCAGTGTTACTTCTCGATTGAGAAATACTGCCAGGATTAATGACATGTACCCCATCCATTTCTTCATAGCGTGCAATATGAGTGTGACCATAGAAAGCAAATTGGCATGCTAGTGATTTTGCTTTTTCAGCCAATTGCATGCGTGTCGTATTGACATTATACATGTGGCCGTGCGTATAAAATGCACGCACACCATCCGCTTCCACCACTTCTTCTCCCGGAAACTCCGGATAAAAATCGCAATTGCCTTTCACACGTCGATATAAACTAAGTTCCGTATCATCATATTGAAATTCTGAATCACCCAGATGAATCGCCACATCTACTTGATTATAGTGATTAAACACTTCAAATAAGATACCCGCTTCTGTATGATTATCGCTGACAATTAACCATCTACTCAAATTTGATCACCCTTTAAATAGTTTCGCAGTTTATCAATTGCACGACGTCTATGACTGATTTCTCCTTTTTCTTCAGCAGAGAGCTGTGCCATTGTTTTACCTTTTTCAGGAACAAAGAATATCGGATCATAACCGAATCCATTGTCGCCTTCTTTCGCATGTGTAATTTCTCCATCAACTGTGCCTCGGAAAGTCACCGTTTCTTCGTTCGGTGCACTCATACTGATAACACACACAAATTGCGCATCGCGATTTTCATTTTCACCTAAATTATCCAACAACTTTACAATATTAGCTTCATCATCTTTATCAGTCCCTGCATAACGCGCAGAATAAATTCCAGGTTCTCCATTTAACGCATCTACTGCGAGGCCGCTGTCATCCGCAATAATACGTTTGCCCAATGCTTGAGCCGCTGCTTCTGATTTCAATTTAGCATTCTCTTCGAATGTTGAGCCAGTTTCTTCTACATCAAACCCCTCAATCAATTCACCGATGCCAATGACGTTATACTCAGGAAAAATCACTTTGAAATCATTAATTTTACCTTTATTTCCTGTTGCTATTACTAAATCTTCCATCTCTTCCACCTCTATTTAATCGACTTTTACCATTGTGACTGCAACATCATCCAACTTCAACCATTGCGAAATAATATATTCAATATGTTCTGTGTCTCCTGTCGCAAAGAAACGATGTTGCGGATTTGGCGTATAAGGGGCATGTTCATTACTGAACGTCAACAAAGCACTCACTTCACGCGCAGTTTCCAACCCAGAAGAAATTACCGTCTTCGTACCACCGAAATATTCATAAATCGGCTCAAATAACAACGGATAATGCGTACAACCTAAAATAACTGTATCCGCTTTATTATTACGAAACGCTCTTAACGTTTGGTGAATCACAATATTCGTCGGTACCGGATCATGATAACGCATCTGTTCCACCAACGGCACAAAGTCCGGGCAAGCAAC
Above is a genomic segment from Staphylococcus piscifermentans containing:
- a CDS encoding GNAT family N-acetyltransferase encodes the protein MENIEILIKKTPELTPEELVQIMIERVKVFVVEQNCPYQEIDEEDFNAEHVILKKDNQIAAYARLLKTEEDFRIGRVIVVKAYRKNKLGYQLMEIAIDALRKKDAEKSIKISAQEHLLKFYGSFGFKRISETYLEDNIPHVDMILEGK
- a CDS encoding VOC family protein, translated to MTQLYPYLAFENTKEALQYYEEVFGATHINRLPVQREQAENFGVDPDKAEESTMHAEFKIADVTLFASDAFNNSEDYTITKGISLLIDYDINDAEDAKRVEALYEKVKDDESITVEMPLADQFWGGKMGAFSDKYNVRWMLHGQDHSKE
- a CDS encoding VOC family protein, encoding MINQLDQVMLYVYDQEAAKTFWIEKLGFVEVSDVANQAIRTIVVKPTAQSQTEIVLHDKAKVEAMSLGISTETPSLMFGTDDIDNLYEDFQSKGIFVGELVQSPQGRVFNFADSEDNYFAVKENK
- a CDS encoding YfcE family phosphodiesterase, with the translated sequence MSRWLIVSDNHTEAGILFEVFNHYNQVDVAIHLGDSEFQYDDTELSLYRRVKGNCDFYPEFPGEEVVEADGVRAFYTHGHMYNVNTTRMQLAEKAKSLACQFAFYGHTHIARYEEMDGVHVINPGSISQSRSNTEETYAELLINENEQTATLNFRIRQHTIIDTVEFKI
- a CDS encoding XTP/dITP diphosphatase, with protein sequence MEDLVIATGNKGKINDFKVIFPEYNVIGIGELIEGFDVEETGSTFEENAKLKSEAAAQALGKRIIADDSGLAVDALNGEPGIYSARYAGTDKDDEANIVKLLDNLGENENRDAQFVCVISMSAPNEETVTFRGTVDGEITHAKEGDNGFGYDPIFFVPEKGKTMAQLSAEEKGEISHRRRAIDKLRNYLKGDQI